In Streptomyces sp. TLI_146, the genomic stretch CCGGACCTTCCTCGCCATCATGATCGCGCTGCCCTTCGTGATGGGCGCCATGGCGCGGGCGCTGGCGGGCAGCAGGCTGACCCAGGAGACGGCGATGAACGCGCTGCTCATCCTGTGCGTCGGCGGTGTGCTCACGGGCGCGGCCAACGCCGTACGGGAACTGGTCAAGGAACGGGTGATCTACCAGCGGGAACGGGCCGTCGGCCTGTCCAGATCGGCGTATCTGATGTCCAAGGTGGTGGTCCTGGGCACGATCACCGTGCTCCAGGCCGTCGTCCTGACGCTGGTCGCGCTGCTCGGCGTGAACCTGGGCGCCCCGGGCGGCAAGGGCGTGGTCATGCCGCCGCTGGTGGAGATCACGGTGGCGGTGGCGCTGCTCGCGTTCACGGCGATGATGCTCGGCCTGCTCGTCTCGGCGCTGGTGCGCAAGGAGGAGGTGACGATGCCGCTGCTCGTGCTGCTCGCCATCGTCCAAGTGGTCTTCTGCGGAGCGCTGTTGAAGCTGCACGGCGTCCCGGGGATCGAGCAGCTGGCCTGGCTGGTCCCGTCCCGGTGGGCGCTCGGCGGGATGGCGGGCACGATCGGGCTCTCCAGGATCGTGCCGGGCGAGCTGACGGGCGACCCGCTGTTCAAGCACGAGACGGGCGTGTGGCTGCTGAACATGGGCATGCTGGTGGTCCTGTCGGTGCTCTTCGGTTATCTGGTGGCCCGGCTGCTGCGGCGGCACGAACCCGCCGTGATGCGGAAGTAGGCCGCCGTGATGAGCGCTCCCGTGGACTTCCGTCCCACCCATGTCGTCCCTCCCGGCGGACTGGCCGCCTGGGAGAGCCCGGACCCCGGGCGCCCCACGGTGCCGCTGGACGCGCTGCTGCCGGTGCAGCTGATCGACCGGCGCGGCGACTGGGCCCGGATCCTGTGCGCCAACTCCTGGTCGGCGTGGGTCGACGGCCGCCTCCTGGTCACCGTTCCGCAGGGGCCGCCGGTGCCGGGCGCGCCGCTGGCCCGTACGGCCGACCCGCGCCCGCTCCTCGCCCGGGTCCAGGACATGCTGAGCCGCTACCGCAGCGCCGCGGAGGACCTGGCCGCGGGCCGCCTCGACGGGGAGACGTTCCGGCAGCGCACCCAGGGGCTGCGGGCCGGAATGGTCGTCGATGGCGAGGCGGTGTGGCTGTACGACGCGGAGCACGAGCGGTGGGTGTACTGCGACGGGACGCGGCTGAGCACGTTCGCCGCGTCCGGGCCGCCGTCCGTTGCGCGGGCGAGCGCGGTGCCCTCCGGCGCGACCCCGTCCGACGAGACGCGGGTGGTCGGCCCGGACGGCGACCGGCCCGGTGACGGCTGATGGCACCCGAGAGCGATCTGTACACCGGCCGCCCCTCCGACCTGGTCGGACGGCGGATCGCCGGGTACCGGATCGAGAGCGAGATCGGGCGCGGTGGGATGGCGGTGGTGTACCGGGCCCGCGACCTGCGCCTGGAACGGACGGTCGCGCTGAAGCTGCTCGCCCCCGAACTCGCCCGCAACGACACGTTCCGCCAGCGCTTCACGCACGAGTCGCGGGTGGCCGCCGCGATCGACCACCCGCACATCGTGCCGGTCTTCGAGGCCGGGGAGACCGACGGCGTCCTGTACATCGCCATGCGGTACGTCGCCGGGCGCGATCTGCGCGCGCTGCTCGACCAGGAGGGCCCGCTGCCGGTCGCCACGGCGGCCAGGATCGCGGCCCAGGTGGCGTCCGCGCTGGACGCCGCCCATGAGCACGACCTCGTCCACCGGGACGTGAAGCCCGGCAACATCCTGGTGGCCCAGGGCACCGACAGCGACCATCCCGAGCACGTCTACCTCACCGACTTCGGGCTGACGAAGAAGTCGCTGTCGCTGACCGGGTTCACCACGGTCGGCCAGTTCGTCGGCACGCTCGACTACGTGGCACCGGAACAGATCTCCGGCCGCCCGGTGGACGGCCGCTGCGACGTCTACAGCCTCGCGTGCGTGGTCTACGAGACGATGGCGGGCGCCCCGCCGTTCCAGCGCGACGACGACATGGCGCTGCTGTGGGCCCACCAGTACGACCAGCCGCCGGTGCTGACGGAGAAGCGCCCCGACATCGCCGCCGGAGTCGACGGCGTGATGGCGAAGGCGCTGGCCAAGCTCCCGGACGACCGGTACGACTCGTGCCTGGCGTTCGTGGCCGCACTGCGCCAGGCGGCGAAGGGCGTGGGGCCCGGAGGGCATCCGCCGACGCGGGTGGACCTGCGGGTGGCGGGCACCCCGGAACCACCCGCACCACCGCCCGAGCCACCGGAGTGGGCGCGGCCGGTGTTTCCGGTGAGGGGGTCGGGGCTGCGGTGAGGGGGTCCGAGGTGTGGTGAGGGGTTTCCCGGGCTGTGCGGGCTTCCGGGTTGCGGTGAGAGGAGGTGGGGCGGCGGTCAGCCGGACGCGCTGTCGCCCTCCGGCGCCACCTCCCCGCGCCGCCGCACGCGCCGGGCGAGCAGGCTGCCGAGGAAGCCCGCGACCAGCCCCCAAAGGACGGCGAAGCCCAGTCCCGTCCACAGGCGCGGCTTGAGCGACACCTGGCCGGAGAGGCCGCCGCCGAGGTCTCCGATGCCGAGCAGCGACAGCCCGTAGTGCGCGGAGATCCGGGCCAGCAGCGAGACGGCCAGCACGGTGAGGGCGAGCGCGAGGGCCAGGTGCAGGGCGTGCTGCCACGCCCGCACCCGGGCGGGCGACCGGACCGCCATCAGGAACGCGGCGCCCAGGACCAGCACCGCGGCCACCACGAGCAGCCACCACACCCGCCCGTCGTAGTCCGCGAGGGTGCTCAGATTGAGCGTGGAGAGGTCGGGCGTACGCAGCACCTGGTCCAGTACGTGCGGCATGGGCAGCCCGAACGGACCGTCGACCCGGCCTTCCCAGGAGGCGCCGAGCCCGAGCGTGAAGGCCAGCCAGACGAGGTTCGGCAGGCCCAGCAGGATCACCGCGAAGGTCTCGGCCGTGTGGCCCTTGACCACCGCGACCACCAGTCCCACCACGATGCCCAGGGCCACGTACGCCAGCAGCAGCACGACCATCGCGAAGGCGGCCGGGCGTACCGACTCCTGGAAGCGCAGCAACCGGGCGGGCAGCGGGGCCCTGCGGGAGACCACCAGGGCGAGGAAGAGCAGCCCCGCGAGCCAGAGCAGCCCGAAGAGCAGGGTGAGCGGCACATCGGTCTCGAACCCGACCTCGGGCGAGGCGCCCAGCAGATCCCCGATGTCGCCGATGGCCCCGTTCCCGAGTCCGACGGTGAAACGTTTGCGGGCGAGGAACGAGAGGCCGAGGAGCGCCAGCAGCCACAGCACGGCCACCCGGGCGGCCCAGGCCGCCAGTTCACGGGCGCTCGCCACGGCCCGGTGCCGCAGCGGCCGCAGGAATCCGGCGGCGACGAGCAGGGCGCCGACGAGCGTGACGGAGAGCGGGAGCACCGTCAGATCGGCATTGGTGTCGCCGATGAAACCGGCGTCGCCCTTGATGTCGACGGAGCCGCCGACCGCCATGACGACGACGGCCGCGACGACCTGCGGGAAGGCGTTGTCGGGCAGGTCCGCCGCACCGGCCGCGAGCAGCCCGAGCGCGGCGACGA encodes the following:
- a CDS encoding serine/threonine-protein kinase, whose protein sequence is MAPESDLYTGRPSDLVGRRIAGYRIESEIGRGGMAVVYRARDLRLERTVALKLLAPELARNDTFRQRFTHESRVAAAIDHPHIVPVFEAGETDGVLYIAMRYVAGRDLRALLDQEGPLPVATAARIAAQVASALDAAHEHDLVHRDVKPGNILVAQGTDSDHPEHVYLTDFGLTKKSLSLTGFTTVGQFVGTLDYVAPEQISGRPVDGRCDVYSLACVVYETMAGAPPFQRDDDMALLWAHQYDQPPVLTEKRPDIAAGVDGVMAKALAKLPDDRYDSCLAFVAALRQAAKGVGPGGHPPTRVDLRVAGTPEPPAPPPEPPEWARPVFPVRGSGLR
- a CDS encoding streptophobe family protein, whose translation is MSDVSPDQTPDESTGPRRARHGWVEALVAVLTGLIAMAVVAALGLLAAGAADLPDNAFPQVVAAVVVMAVGGSVDIKGDAGFIGDTNADLTVLPLSVTLVGALLVAAGFLRPLRHRAVASARELAAWAARVAVLWLLALLGLSFLARKRFTVGLGNGAIGDIGDLLGASPEVGFETDVPLTLLFGLLWLAGLLFLALVVSRRAPLPARLLRFQESVRPAAFAMVVLLLAYVALGIVVGLVVAVVKGHTAETFAVILLGLPNLVWLAFTLGLGASWEGRVDGPFGLPMPHVLDQVLRTPDLSTLNLSTLADYDGRVWWLLVVAAVLVLGAAFLMAVRSPARVRAWQHALHLALALALTVLAVSLLARISAHYGLSLLGIGDLGGGLSGQVSLKPRLWTGLGFAVLWGLVAGFLGSLLARRVRRRGEVAPEGDSASG